TTAAGAAGCTCCTTATACCGGAAACTCTTAATCTTTTTTTGTTAGTTAATGTCTTGAAATTTAGCGTGTAACGACTTTGCAGCCTGCTTAATATCTTCTTTTCCCAAAATCGCCGACACAACGGCAATACCATCGACACTGGTACCATCTAGCTCCTCTACATTCGAATGATTAATGCCTCCGATTGCGACAACAGGAATCTCTACAGAACCCTTAATTTCCTTAAGTAGCTCAGGCGTTACCTGCCGAGTATTAGACTTTGTACCCGTTTTAAATAAAGCGCCGACCCCAATGTAGTCAGCACCATCACTCTCTGCCTGTACTGCCTCTTCTACTGTTGCTGTAGAAACTCCTACTAGTTGATTCTTACCCAAAATCTCTCTTGCGACTTGAGCTGGCAAGTCACTTTGACCAAGATGAACACCATCTGCACCGATTGCCTGTGCGATATCTAAGCGATCATTTATAATGAGTGGTATGTCGTATCTAGCGGTTAACTCTCTAACTGCTAAAGCAATGTCATAGAAATCGCGTGATGCCGTGTGCTTTTCCCTAAGTTGAACAACCGATACGCCCCCTTTTATCGCATCAGCAAGACTGCTAATAAGGTCTCTACCGTTTAAAACATCACGATCCGTTACCAAGTAAAGTCCAAAGTTTATATTCTTATTTGATTTCATCAACTCTACCTCCCGCTAAATACTGAGCCGTTATGTTACTGATTGCATCCATGAGTCTAACTCTATAGCTACCGAGTCCTTCATCAGGCTTTAACTGTTTATATGCGTGTTCTCCCGATATGCTCATTGTTAAAATTCCAGTTAAGACACATTGAAGTGGTTTATAGCCTGTGCCCAAACAAACGCCGATTAGTGACGACGTCATACACCCCGTGCCAGTAACCGATTCTAGTAATACATGTCCATTATGAATACAGAACACGCTCTTCCCGTCTGAAATAACATCAACAGAACCCGTTATAGCAACCACACATTCCAGTCTCAAAGCAAGTTTCCTAGCAATAAGAACTCCGCCATCAATCGTGTGATTAGTTGAATCAACACCCCGCGTTTTAGCGTCTAGTCCATAGATGGATTTTATCTCAGACATGTTCCCTTTTAACACAGTTAACTTTACTTCCTCTATGATCCGTTTTACAGCCTCTTTTCTAAACGACGTAGCGCCTACACCAACAGGGTCAAGACAAACAGGAATGTTTAGCTCATTTGCCTTTCTTCCTGCTTTAATCATAGCTTCTAAGCGTCTTTCACTTAATGTCCCTATATTTAAGACTAAACTATTTGCATACGATACCATTTCCTCTACTTCATTCGGGTCATCCGCCATTACAGGGCTCCCACCAAAAGCTAGCACTGTATTCGCACTGTCCGTTGCTGTTACATAGGTCGTAATATGATGAACTAAGGGTTTTTCTTCTTGTATGGTATTAAAGAGTTTAGTTATGTCATCATACTTTAACAACTGATTCACCTACGCCTTATACCAGTTATGAAAATGGTGCACAGGACCTACACCTTTACCTATAGAGAATGAATGTTCTATTGCCATCTGGATATAGTCCTTAGCATTCTTGATTGCATCACGAATCTCCTGACCTTTTCCTAAATTCGCCGCAATTGCTGATGATAATGTACATCCTGTACCATGGGTATTTTTAGTCGGCACTCGTTTTGAGGTATAAAAGTAAAAATCAGTTCCATCATATAGTAAATCCGTTGAATCTTCTTCTTCTAAATGTCCACCTTTTACTAACACATAGCTAGGACCCATCTCAAAAATCATCTTAGCTGCCTCTTTCATCTCAACAACTGTTTTAATAGAACGTCCTGTAATGACCTCTGCCTCTGGTATATTCGGTGTAATCACTCGAGCTAGTGGTATTAGGTGTTCAATTAACGCTTCTTTCGCGTCAGGCTGTAGTAAATCATACCCACTCTTCGAAATCATAACAGGGTCAAGTACAATGTTTTGTTCGTTATAGTGTTTTAGGGTGTCTGCAATCGTTTTAATCGTCTCAACCTGAGAAACCATTCCGATTTTAACAGCACTCACCAAAATATCATCATAGATTGCTTCAATTTGCTTCTTTATGATCCCAGGGTCGATATCTTGTACTGCAAATACACCTTGTGTATTCTGAGCTGTTACAGCAGTAATCACACTCATTCCAAACACTTCATGAGCTGAAAATGTTTTTAAGTCTGCCTGAATACCGGCACCTCCTGAACTATCAGACCCTGCAATTGTTAAAAGTCTCTCCATACTTCATCACCTCTAATCAAATTTTAACGATTCATTTAAATACTCGATTACATTCGCTTCTCTTAACACATTTACGATTACATAACCAATAACGACTCCAACTAGAGAACTTAACGTAAATGGCACGACAAATAAAAATAACGCTGCTTCTTCACTTCCTAAAAATAACTTAGCTATTGGGTATGAAACAATTGCTCCAAGAAGACCCGTTCCAATTAGCTCTCCAAGTAATGCAATAAATGCTTTTTTAGTCTTTAAGAATAAATAACCCGATAAGAAAGCTCCAATCATACTACCAGGAAATGCAAGTGGCGTTCCTGTTCCTAACATGTTACGTATTAATGATGTCACAAATGCCGATGCAACTGCATACCAAGGCCCGAGTATAATTCCACTAATGATATTCAGCGCATGCTGTACAGGAAATACCTTTGACACTCCCACATGAAGTGATAACGGTGAACTAACCACCCCTATAGTTGCAAATAAAGCGGCTAAAACAAGTTTCTTGATGTCGATACTATTCTTATTCATCTGTCTCTCTCCTTCAGTTATAAAACAAAAAAGCACAAACCCGATTGGAGGTCTGTGCTATATTATACATTATTTAAAATAACCCTATGCTAAATATAAAACACTTTCCTACGCTAGTATGAACTAGATCAGGTGATTAGGGATCAAAGACATATTCGGGTCTTAATCTCAGTTGGCCTTTCCAACACTCCCAGTGCTTATTGCTTATTAAATTTTCTGACACTTTTATAATAGCATAGCCGTTAATTTATGGCAAGAAAAGTGTATAAAGGTCATTAACTCAACTGCATTTAGATGTGTACCGGATTCATCCAACACAGTTTCATCCATGACTACATAGTCACTATTTGTTATGGTTAGATTGTGACTATTCGTAAATGGATTTAACTGTGAAAAACGTGAGATCGTTAGTTGATCAACATATTTCGCTACTTGTTCCGTTAGTAAACCAGAAGAAGAAACACCTATTTGATTTTTGTATGGTTTAATTTGTGTATTAAAAAGAGTTGGTACTTCACTTACAATAGGTGAATCTAGATACACAGGTTCACCTTCTATTACTAACTTATAGTCATTTGTAGGCATTCCTGTAATGAATGATTGCTTATTAATCTAAATCGTGCCTCACTTCAATCCCCTGTGTTTCCAATACATCAATCATATTACGTGCAGCTGAATCACTATAATATTCATTCCCTTCTAGTTCAACAACTTTTAACGAATCTAGCTCATCACTTAATAAAAATTTACCTAAAGAAGAGTCAATTAATGTTACATGTTTAATCTTTATATATTCGACATGATTTAAGTACTCTAGATAGTCTAGAATTGAATCAGTCAAATTACAGTCTTCGAATGTTAAATACTTAACCTGTGTATATGTTTCTAATCGAGATACATCTGCATGAGGCTCTTTTATCTTTAACTGATCAACATAGTTTGCCATTTGCTTAGTTAAAAATCCATTAAGAACATTAAAATGACTCATATTTATACCTGACACTGGAAAATTAGAAAAACCTCCATCAATGAACGCTGAGCGATAATCCATCTGTTCTCCTTCAATTACAAGATTGTATGATGTACCAGGCTCTCCCGTAACCGAGATATAGATTTGATTATGCATAGGAAGAATTAAGCTATAGTGTTGATACTCAAGGTCAAACACCCTTGTTTGACTATCCATTATCTTATAATTTCCTTCGGCATCGTAGTAGTGTAATGTAAAACTAAGGTCTGTATTGAAATCATAATCATCCGAAATTAAACGAATAGAAGTCAACATATCTTTTGCATTCTCTAATTTATAAGTATCTTGCTGTGCGTAGGAGGAAATTGTATTTCGTTCAATGCTATTTATAGAAGTTGAGAACTCATTACCGTATTCAGGTGTAGCGTGATACAGTACGGTTACTCCTTTGTTCCTTAAATCTTTAATCACCTCATAAGCTTCAGGTGTAATTGGGTTTTCTGATAAATTAATTGTTAAATTCGATTCAACCTCTCGATGATCATATAATGTTTCTAATGGGTCAATATTAGTTAATGAATTGTTCGCTATGTTTAATGTTGTTAAATTAGAAAAATACTGTAGCCCCTCAACATTCGAAATTAAATGTGGAGTTATATCAAGTGTTGTCATCTTAGAAGCAGAATCTTCATTCAATAAATTACGGTCATCAAAGTTAATATAATTATAAAACCATTCATCTAACTTGATATCATTAAATTGAATCGCTTTAGCATCTTGATCAAAGGCTTTTTTAGAAATCTCTAGTTCATAGTCAAACCCTCGTTCTCTAATTAATCTTTCTAATTCAGGATCTGTTACGAATGCTCTAGTTGGTTGTTTAACAAGAACATACAGCCTTTTAGCTGTTCCCATGTAATAAAATGCATTATCTTGATTTGTCTGATCAGGGTCACCTATTGGCAAATACTGCCTTAAACTTTCAATAAAGCCTGCATTATTCTCAACAAAGACCTGTATGAAGTTTTCTTTTAGTCCAGTAAACTCTGTAGTTCCTGTTATGCTAACATAGTTTGCTTCATCTTCGCTTAAATCAATAGAGAAAAAATCATAAGGATTATCTATATTTACATGATCTTCAACCGTAAGATCAGTTATCTCAGTAGGTTCCCCATACTCTTCTATAGAATGTTCTTTCTTAATAATTACAACCATACGTTCAACATATTGTTCTCCATCTGAATCCTCAATCATGTAGGTGATTCGAGACCAACCCTCAGAGTAGGTATTAAACTCTCGTACTTTAATTTCTACATCCTCTTTTGTATAACCCTCACTTACTGTTATATAATCCTGGAAGTTTACCTCACTTCCTACCTTAACCTTAATACTCCTTGGTACTGATAGAATACTTTCATCTTCAGTCTTCTCAAAACACCCCGATAATAACAACACTACTGTTAAACAGCATAAAATAATTACTTTTCGCATAATAACTCCCCTTTCATTTAGTCCTTTTAATAACATATCATATTCTTTATTGTTTGTTTGTCGAATATAGTCAGATTTAATGGTATTAACTTCCTTAATAACACCTAAACAACATAAAAAGGCCTGTTATCAAATACTAAATTACAGGCCTTTTGTTGTATGTCATTAGTTTATATTATTCATCTAACGCTTCAATCATGACTGTCATTGCTCGAATGAGATCATGATGTGACCAACTTGGTAATCTTGAGTTAAGCGTTGCAAGCTCGTGTGAAGCGGGAATGTGAATGAATCCCGACCGCACATCTTTATCCATTAAATGACTATAATGAAGCATCGTATACATCACGTTATTACATAGGTAAGTTCCTGCTGTATTTGAAATTTTAGCAGGTAATTGCTCTTCTTTAAGTCGGTCTACAAAGCGGCGAATGGGTAAGGTTGAAAAGTATCCATCCGGTCCACCCTCTACAACCTTTTCATCTTGAGGAGTACGTCCGGTATTATCTTTTACACCATCATTACAATTAATAGCAATGCGCTCTGGTGTTATACAGTGACGTCCTCCCGCAAGTCCTAAAGAAATCACCACATCTGGCTTAACTGCTTCATAATGTTCGATTAACTCATTTCCTGATTTATTAAAATCAACTGATAGTACTCTACCTTCTACAACGTAGTTTCCAATCGTTTTTCCATTCAACTCGTTAACAATCTCTTCTGTCGGATTTAGTTTATGATCCAAAAATGGTACAAATCCAGTTAATAATAATGTCTTCATACAGTTCCTTCCCTTCTATATTAAGTTTGTAACCTTGTATCTCCCAAGAATCAAGATTACACTCATTAAACTTCTGCTACTGCTTCTAATTTTTCTTTTTTCGATATAACTTCAATGTCTTTCCATTTTCCTGACATAAAACGTAGTGTCATGAGTAATGCTCTTACGGCTACATCAAACGCCATCCCTAACCAGAATCCAGCAAGTCCAAGTCCGAAATGATAACCTAGGATATAAGCAAGTAGTACGCGGAATCCCCAGTTTCCAATAACCGTTATAATCATAACCCATGTTGTATCCCCTGCACCTCTTAAACCGCCAGAAAATGCGAGTACAAGAGCAAGTAATGGCTGAACTACCAAGATGATACGAATAGATGTTACTGCATAACCTACAGCTAAGTCATCTCCAATAAAAATTCGAGCGATTGGTTCTGCAAATATGAATAGAACGATCGAAAACGGAACCATTAAGATCATCACAAGGAGTGACGCTTGTTTTCCATAGCGTTCTGCCAACTCTTCTTTTCCTGCTCCTAGACTTTGACCCACTAATGTTGTTGCTGCTACACTGAACCCAAACCCTGGCATAATTAACAGCATATTCACACGCATAACAATTTCATTCGCTGCTATATTAGCAGACTCCTGGGCTTGAGTTATACCTATTCCTGCTATTAATGCAGTAAATAAAAGTGTACTACTCTGTCTTGCGAATTGTTCAAATGATGAAGGAAGCCCAATTTTAAAAATACTCTTTAAAATCACAGTATCAAACTTAAACTTTAAATATTTGAACGCTAACTTTAAATGTGATTTTCCTTTGATTAAAATTGCAATACCAACTAGACATCCTGTCGTTCTACCTATTGCTGTTCCAATCCCTACACCAACAGCTCCCATCTCTGGAAAGAACCATATACCGTTAATGAATAGGAAGTTAAACGTTACATTAGTCAAGTTCGTAATGATCATTAACACCATTGGTGTTTTCATATCCCCTACACCTTGAAAAACAGCATTAATAATCATTAAAGGGAATCCAAAAATCATTGATGCCAAAACGATTTTAATATATATACTTCCATCTCTTAAAATAGCAACATCTGGTTGACTCATTCTTGATAACATGAGTTCTAGTAAATTTCTTGCAAAAAATAAACCGATTAGAGCGAAGACCCCAGCCATTAAGACGGCCATCATCAACGACTGCCATAAGATCTCATTTCCTTTTTCTTTCTTTCCTGCACCGATATAATGAGCAACAAGAGCAGTCGAACCGATTGATAACGCTGTAAATGCACCGAGTATAATAAATACTATTCGATTACTCACACCAACAGCGCCAATAGCTGATTTTCCCAAATTACCAACCATAGCTAAATCAACGGTACCTACTAAACTTTGTAAAAATAAACGTAAAATTGCCGGCCATGCTAGAATTAAGATGTTTCGTCTCATCTGCCTGGGCCGTGGATCATCACTGATCACATTCATGTGTATTACCCCTTTTCCTTCTTTTGTTTTCAAATTTATTAACTATATTAATATATAATACTACAACTTGGAAAATATTTCATCCCTTTTAATCACGATTTTATGTCCATAAATGACCCTAAAATGCCGATTATTCACTTATATCTATATTATACGCTGATTAAATTTTTATATATAAATGTTACATATGTAAAGTATTTTTCAGAATTTTATAGTACCCCGTGTTCAAATTTGTAATGTTGCAATATTTTATAGTTAATATCTTATTAAACTACATTAGTAATCGTAAAAAAGTCCAAGTATATAAATCAATTTAGATTGATCATTTTAAAATTAGTTTATATCTAATAATTTTGTATTAAATTTTGTTGCTTAATGAGAACCCTGCATTCTTATAAACTAATTAATTCCCTAATGAAATACGGTCATTAATTACTACGACTAATAAAAAAATGAGACCAATACAATCAAAAACTGGTCTCATTTTCATTTTGTTAATTCTTATACTGTTAATCATGATTATAAAATTTTAATTTGAAGTTCGAATTTTCATACAACAAAATTCTTAGCATGCATACTTTTTAAATAGAAACCCAGATTCTATAATAGAATCCGGGTTTTAATCTTAATCTCTTAGTTCATACCTAAAGGGTTCATCACTAAAAAGTAGTTCATCTTCAAATATGACTGGATTTTTTTGATACACAAATGGTATTGGTTGTGAAGGTTTAATAAGATTTAATGCATAGTTATTTAATAAATATAATGGAACCGACAATTTATTATTAAAACGGGGATTTGATCCATTATAATAATCATAACTTACATATTTTCCATCATCATTTTTTTGAGTATGATAGTGTTCTAGCTTATATCCATAAGTCTCTTTACTAGGTAAACTCGTAAAGTTATAAAATCCTAAATATTCCTTAATTGTAATACGATCATAGGAAACATATGAAGATAAATAACAACTTTGCCTATTTATAAACGCAGTTCCATTAAATAGTTGTTCACTGTAGTAGTTTTTATTATAGAGTTTGCGGTAGAAATAGGTAGTTTTGCTTGGATAATAACGATATTTATATTCATTTCTCTTAATAAGCTCACCGTCAATAACTACTTTACTTTTAACATCAACTAATTCTTTTATTGCATCATATGATTTTTTTACAGAATCGTTATCACGTGCAATATAGGTAGTTTGCTCAAACCCTGATGTGTTATTAATTATGTACCCTTTGTAGAGTTGACCAGTATATTGATCTGGTATGTCAGTTGAATAATAAACATTATATAAGTCCTCAAACACTTGACCATGAATCAAGTCACGTCGGTCAACATCGATGACATAATCCCAATCTTCCCATGCAAAGTCAGAAGCCGTATTTTTAATAAGTCTACTACGATACTCAACTTTTGATAATGGATCTAAACCTTTAACTAACAAAGGATTAAACTTCTCATTACTTTTGAAATCAATTTTATAGTACTTATAATAATCTGTTTGTATTGAATGAAGAGTCGGTGAATAGTACGCTTCATACGTTTGGTCCGCAGGTACAAGCTTTTGTTGGTATGTATTTTCGACTATTCTTTTATCGTATGTTACTTCATACAAGTTCGTTTTATTATTTTGAATTCTGTATAATTTATAAAATGTTTCAATTTCATAATACGTTACTTTTCCTCTACTATCATAGTGATACGTTACCGTTGATTCAATTTTATATTCTTCCTGCTTAGATAACGATGCATCTGTAATCGTATGCTCAGACACGTTGAATGTTAGGACTTCACCTTCATCTGTTTCAATACGATTAACATCCTCTAACTCGGGACAAGACCCAGTATATTGGGAATTATAAATTAAATTATTATAATCATCATAATACGAACATCCATATAACGGTGGTATCACATAGTTGTTTAAATAGGATAGTTGGAATTTACTGATTAAACCAACCGTTACAAATGTAACAACAATAATAAATCCTTTAATCATTCTAATTTTAAAAAGTCCTAATGCTTTCTTTTCAAATTGTGTGTAGATCTTTAGTGCAATGTAAATAAAGAATACCGACATGACAATAAATAATAGAAATTGTTTAATAATGAAAGCTGTAGAATTATACGAGATATCCGATAAAATTACCGTTCCAAATAAACTAATAATGAATAAGCTATCAAGGATTAATCGTCTATGAGTTGATTTTTTAATCAGTTTTAACTCAATTATAGGTGTTACAATCGTTCTCTTTAATATAGGAAAACTGAGATAGATGACGATATAAATTAGAGAGAGCACGGCTAAACTTTGATTAGTAAACTCGATGTTATCAGTGATTACACCTATAATAGCAAACCAAATGATCGGCATCAGTATATTAATTAACATATTTCGTTTTTTATTCATAATTCGTTCCTCCTAATTATTAATTTTTTTTAATTAAGAGAAACGATCAACACCTGAACACCATCAACTGTCTATTTAGTAGCCTTTTTGTACATTTGTTCGTCCTTATTCTGAATGTATAAACTGACGACTCTGTATTAATTCGGAATGGTGGAACTTCAAACGATACGCTGACCTTGCTAATTAGGAGTGATGGTAAGTAAAGAACAATCAAACTATATAAAGGTATTGCTAACAGGATTAAAAAATAGAACTTAGTGTTTGACGACTCAAGATGGCTATATTCAAGGGCCGGTGTTGAAATTTGCATTAACTTACTTAAATGATTTGCTGCCCAAAACAGTAGAATTGCAGTAAATATGACATACTTAGCGTTTTTATTCTTAAGAAATGTTGTGTACAAACTTCACACCCCCTTATTCTTTAAAATTAATTATATGCTAAAGAATGGTAAAATTCAATATTATTTAAAGACTTCTCTTATTATAAAAATAGACTAGCCTCTAACGGGTAAAGGCTGCCTATATCTTAGCTAGTTAATCTATTCGTCATTTAGAAATAATTGCTCCTCAAATAACAGAGGATTCTTTTGATGAATATATGGAATTGGATCATACGATGAATCCCTCATTACATGAATAGAAAAGGATGAAATATAAAGTTGCTCTAGGTCAATTGAATGATGGCTATGAGCATCATCGTATCCCATGAGTGTAGAAAAATCTCGTTTCGTTTCATAATGTTTTAGCTTAAAGCCGTATTCCTGATGATTTAGTAAACTTATCGATGGATGATACTGATTTTTTAGTTCAATCCGGTCATCTTCATAATAAGTTACAGTGCGTGCACGATCACTATAAAAGCTTCGATCACGGTGTTTGGAATAGAAACTACCTTCATTTAGAATAGGCGAAACACCATTATAAACATTGTTTAACTTATACGTGCTTTCAAGTGTATGATTTCGCATCATATAGATTTTCTTGATACGGTCATCACGTCGTTCAAGCCATAATCGTTCACCAACGTACTTAAAAGCATATTTATTTCGATGTCGACTAGCATTTACATTTATATCATAGTACACAAAATCTCCTGTATCCGATTTAATAAATGAGCCATCGTATAAATCTTTAAATTCGAAGTCGTCTCCTTCGCTCAGTTGTCGATAGTCCACATCAATGGTATAGCCTTTATCATCAGTTCGTTCACTTCTGTACTCTTCAATAACTGGATCAACATTTTTAAGTTTACCTTCATTGTATTCTTTGACATCAGGTAACTGTATATGGTTTTTATATGCTTTCTGAACTGAATGAAATGTAGTCGCTTCATACGTATTAGCAACAGTCATTTTAAAGTAACGAATACTTTCAAGTGTGTCTTTTTGTTCGTCTGTGTGTGTTTTATAAAAGGATTCTATTTGATAATCAGTTATTCGGTTTAATTCATCATATTGATACGAGATTTCGGTTTCAAGTGTAACTTTCTGTGATTGTTCTTTAACGGTAAAACTTAAACGGTTCCCAGTAACGGTCTCCTGTTCTATAACGTTTTGTAGTTCAGGACAAGAACCTACGAACTGCGTATCATAAACTAGATTATTGTAATCATCATAATAGGAACAGCCTCTAAGCGGTGGTAATGAGTAATGTTTTATACCAATGAACTGAAACAAACCAAAGGAAACAATCAGAATGATTACTATAACAATCCAGCCAATAACATTTTTTATTCCAGTGTGATTATAAATACGTCCTCTATTCATGTTCATTACCCAAGCAATAATCATATATGCACTTAATAGAAAAAAGACTACGTGTTTAATGATGAAGTAAACACTATTAAAAGGTGGCTGGTACGATAGATATAATATTACTACACTGAAAATGTATAGTTTATCTTGTAGTCTATAGCGCTTAATGTTCTTCCGTTTGATAAATTTAGAGCCCCTATACAGAGCATACCCTGTTATATAGGCTAGTGTTAATGCTATGATTGGTTTTATATTAAGATTAAATGATTTGACTATTATGAATGTGTTCACATAACTAAACAGTGTTAACAAGAGTAATTTAACAAATTTCATGTTCTTGTCCCCCATACTACTTTCATTAATTTAATTATATGGTAAATATTGGGGTAAATCAAATGTATTTAATAAAAAAGCCACTCTTTATCATGTAAAGACTGGCTGATAGTAAAAATAAAATGTTTTAATATTAAGTATTTCATTAAAGATGTGAAATTATGATTCAAACGCTGAAAAGTAAAACATGATTAAAACTAAAATCTTCACACTTATGATCAGTGATGTATTACGAATCATTTTTAATTCACAGCAACTCTACATTTAAAGGAACGAAATATACAGAAGTAACAAGGCGGAACTACAAGATATAATTTCAATAGAAAAAGGCTTCATTGAAGCCCTTTTAGTATTAATTAGGTTGATAAACTTTTTCACAACTTATCCGGTCGGGATGAAGTGTGTAGTTATATTTATCTTGAATCTTTTTAGCCACATAATAGTATGGATAATCATTGTGTTCAGGGTCAACCCATAACGTACTTGATGAATTACCATTATCCCACTCACAATAATAAACATATTTTCTATCAGGTTTTTGACTTTTTTCTTGAATTGGCTCTTCTTTAAACCTTGTCCCTATCCAATATCCTCCTAGTGATGAAAAAATAATTATAGTTACTAAAGATGCAATTAATATTATTTTTTTGTTCATAAATGCTACCCCTTTTTATTATTAAACGATAACTACATATTATCATTTATAGAACAAATTGTAAATATTCACAAAGAGTTCTATTTATTTAAATCTTATAGCAACATTATCCGCTAACAAAGCCTTAAAAATAATTAATCCTCAAATATCAATGGATTACTTTGGTGGATAAATAGGATCGTGATTATGATTTGTATATGTCATTACATGAAAAGAAAATGATGAAATATAAAATTGTTTTAAATCAATTGAATGATGACTATGTGTATCATCCTATCCCATAAAAATAAAAAAGATCTCGTTCAGTTTTGTATTTCTCAATTTATACCCATATTCCTCCTCACTTAGTAAAGTTATAAATAAATGATACTGATTTCGTTGTTCAATTCGATACAACGCCCCTAGAGTAACTTTAGTTTACAAATATTCTATTATTCTCACTATATGTTATATTAAATTATAAATCAACCAATCTTAAGTCTGTCACTAAAACAACCGTCCCTAGATACAGGAACGGCTGTCTTTTTAGTTAGTCTTCATCATTAAACAATAACTGATCCTCGAACATGAGTGGGTTTGTTTGATAGATAAAGTGTACATTTTCATAGTATGGATTATAGTAATATGCATTGCCATACAAATCTTTTATGCGAAACGATAATCGATTGTTCTTTTTTCCGACATTGTATTCACTAATACCATAGGTCTCAAATTTATAAAAGTCATCTCG
The window above is part of the Haloplasma contractile SSD-17B genome. Proteins encoded here:
- a CDS encoding MATE family efflux transporter → MNVISDDPRPRQMRRNILILAWPAILRLFLQSLVGTVDLAMVGNLGKSAIGAVGVSNRIVFIILGAFTALSIGSTALVAHYIGAGKKEKGNEILWQSLMMAVLMAGVFALIGLFFARNLLELMLSRMSQPDVAILRDGSIYIKIVLASMIFGFPLMIINAVFQGVGDMKTPMVLMIITNLTNVTFNFLFINGIWFFPEMGAVGVGIGTAIGRTTGCLVGIAILIKGKSHLKLAFKYLKFKFDTVILKSIFKIGLPSSFEQFARQSSTLLFTALIAGIGITQAQESANIAANEIVMRVNMLLIMPGFGFSVAATTLVGQSLGAGKEELAERYGKQASLLVMILMVPFSIVLFIFAEPIARIFIGDDLAVGYAVTSIRIILVVQPLLALVLAFSGGLRGAGDTTWVMIITVIGNWGFRVLLAYILGYHFGLGLAGFWLGMAFDVAVRALLMTLRFMSGKWKDIEVISKKEKLEAVAEV